The proteins below come from a single Oscillospiraceae bacterium genomic window:
- a CDS encoding type Z 30S ribosomal protein S14, translating to MAKLSMKLKQQQPAKFSTRAYNRCKICGRPHAYLRKYGVCRICFRELAYKGEIPGVKKASW from the coding sequence ATGGCTAAACTTTCTATGAAGCTCAAGCAGCAGCAGCCCGCCAAGTTCTCGACCCGCGCTTACAACCGCTGCAAGATCTGCGGTCGTCCCCACGCTTACCTGCGCAAGTACGGTGTCTGCCGTATCTGCTTCCGTGAGCTGGCTTACAAGGGCGAGATCCCCGGCGTCAAGAAGGCTTCCTGGTAA
- the rplE gene encoding 50S ribosomal protein L5 produces MARLKEQYVNEIAPALNKKFGYKSVMQIPKLDKVIINVAAGEAKENAKVIDAIVADLGLITGQKAIVCKARKSVANFKLREGMPIGAKVTLRGERMYEFVDRLFNVALPRVRDFRGINGNSFDGRGNYAFGLKEQIIFPEIDFDKVDAIRGMDICFVTTAKTDEEAKELLKALGAPFAN; encoded by the coding sequence ATGGCACGTTTGAAAGAACAGTATGTCAACGAGATCGCTCCGGCCCTGAACAAGAAGTTCGGCTACAAGAGCGTTATGCAGATCCCCAAGCTGGATAAGGTCATCATCAACGTTGCAGCTGGTGAGGCTAAGGAGAACGCCAAGGTCATCGACGCCATCGTCGCAGATCTGGGCCTGATCACCGGCCAGAAGGCTATCGTCTGCAAGGCCCGCAAGAGCGTTGCAAACTTCAAGCTGCGCGAGGGCATGCCCATCGGCGCAAAGGTCACCCTGCGTGGTGAGCGTATGTACGAGTTTGTCGACCGCCTGTTCAATGTCGCGCTGCCCCGCGTTCGCGACTTCCGCGGTATCAACGGCAACTCCTTCGACGGCCGCGGCAACTACGCCTTCGGCCTGAAAGAGCAGATCATCTTCCCCGAGATCGACTTCGACAAGGTCGATGCGATCCGCGGCATGGACATCTGCTTCGTCACCACCGCCAAGACCGACGAGGAGGCCAAGGAGCTGCTGAAGGCTCTGGGCGCTCCGTTCGCAAACTAA
- the rpsE gene encoding 30S ribosomal protein S5 has protein sequence MAMQRRQEDDGMITKVVSINRVSKTVKGGRVMKFAALIVVGDGKGNIGYGVGKSGEVPEAIRKGEGAAKKNMRKVCLKGTTIPHEIVGEFGAGRVLMRPAAPGTGVLAGGPVRAVLECAGIKDIRAKSLRSNNPINVTAATFAGLCGLTDAESVAAKRGKTVAEILG, from the coding sequence ATGGCCATGCAGAGAAGACAAGAAGATGACGGCATGATCACCAAGGTCGTCTCCATCAACCGCGTTTCCAAGACCGTCAAGGGCGGCCGCGTCATGAAGTTCGCTGCCCTGATCGTCGTCGGCGACGGCAAGGGCAACATCGGCTACGGCGTCGGCAAGTCCGGCGAGGTTCCCGAGGCCATCCGCAAGGGTGAGGGCGCTGCCAAGAAGAACATGCGCAAGGTCTGCCTGAAGGGCACCACCATTCCTCACGAGATCGTCGGCGAGTTCGGCGCAGGCCGCGTCCTGATGCGTCCCGCTGCCCCCGGTACCGGCGTTCTGGCCGGCGGTCCTGTCCGTGCCGTGCTCGAGTGCGCCGGCATCAAGGACATCCGCGCCAAGAGCCTGCGTTCCAACAACCCCATCAACGTCACTGCTGCTACCTTCGCAGGCCTGTGCGGCCTGACCGACGCCGAGAGCGTCGCTGCAAAGCGCGGCAAGACTGTTGCCGAGATCCTGGGCTAA
- the rpsQ gene encoding 30S ribosomal protein S17, producing the protein MERNLRKTRVGVVVSDKMDKTIVVAVKDSVQHPLYKKILKRTKKFKAHDENNEAGIGDRVEIMETRKISKDVNWRLVKIIEKAK; encoded by the coding sequence ATGGAACGTAATCTGAGAAAGACCCGTGTGGGCGTCGTTGTCTCCGACAAGATGGACAAGACCATCGTTGTCGCTGTTAAGGACAGCGTCCAGCACCCTCTGTACAAGAAGATCTTGAAGCGTACCAAGAAGTTCAAGGCCCATGATGAGAACAACGAAGCCGGCATCGGCGACCGCGTTGAGATCATGGAGACCCGCAAGATCTCCAAGGACGTCAACTGGCGTCTGGTCAAGATCATCGAGAAGGCAAAATAA
- the rpsH gene encoding 30S ribosomal protein S8 — protein sequence MQITDPIADLLTRIRNASTAKHPSVDIPASNLKKAICQILVDEGYIKGMKVTEDNKQGTITLTLKYQENGTPVIAGLKRVSKPGLRIYTNCEDMPKVMKGLGTAIISTSKGVMTDKAARAAHVGGEVLAFVW from the coding sequence ATGCAAATCACCGATCCTATCGCGGACCTGCTGACCCGCATCCGCAATGCTAGCACTGCCAAACACCCTTCCGTGGATATCCCTGCATCTAACCTGAAGAAGGCGATCTGCCAGATCCTGGTTGATGAGGGCTACATCAAGGGTATGAAAGTGACCGAGGACAACAAGCAGGGGACCATCACCCTGACCCTGAAGTACCAGGAGAACGGTACTCCGGTCATCGCCGGCCTGAAGCGCGTTTCTAAGCCGGGCCTGCGCATTTACACCAACTGCGAGGATATGCCCAAGGTCATGAAGGGCCTGGGCACCGCAATCATCTCCACCTCTAAAGGCGTCATGACCGACAAGGCAGCCCGCGCTGCTCATGTCGGCGGTGAAGTTCTCGCCTTTGTGTGGTAA
- the rplN gene encoding 50S ribosomal protein L14, with protein sequence MVQMQTYLKVADNTGAKELMCFRVLGGTRKRYANIGDIVVCSVKKAAPGGTVKKGDVVKAVIVRSKHGLRRDDGSYIRFDENAAVIVMADKSPKGTRIFGPVARELRDAGFTKILSLAPESL encoded by the coding sequence ATGGTTCAGATGCAAACTTATCTCAAAGTGGCCGACAATACCGGTGCTAAGGAGTTAATGTGCTTCCGTGTACTGGGCGGTACCCGCAAGAGATACGCAAACATCGGTGACATCGTGGTTTGCAGCGTCAAGAAGGCTGCTCCCGGTGGCACTGTGAAGAAGGGCGACGTGGTCAAGGCCGTCATCGTCCGTAGCAAGCACGGCCTGCGCCGTGACGACGGCTCCTACATCCGCTTTGATGAGAACGCCGCCGTCATCGTCATGGCTGACAAGAGCCCCAAGGGCACTCGTATCTTTGGACCTGTCGCTCGCGAGCTGCGCGATGCCGGCTTCACCAAGATCCTGAGCCTGGCTCCGGAATCGCTGTAA
- the rplX gene encoding 50S ribosomal protein L24 yields the protein MNNLHVKTGDNVMVISGKDKGKTGKVLQTSPKEGKVIVEGLNMVTKHVKPRRQGEQGGIVKAEGAIYACKVMPVCPKCGKATRVGHSVKDGKTVRVCRKCGAEL from the coding sequence ATGAACAATCTTCATGTTAAAACCGGCGACAACGTAATGGTCATCTCCGGCAAGGACAAGGGCAAGACCGGCAAGGTTCTGCAGACCTCCCCCAAAGAGGGCAAGGTCATTGTCGAGGGCCTGAATATGGTCACGAAGCACGTCAAGCCCCGCCGTCAGGGCGAGCAGGGCGGCATCGTTAAGGCCGAGGGCGCTATCTACGCCTGCAAGGTCATGCCCGTCTGCCCCAAGTGTGGCAAGGCCACCCGCGTGGGCCATTCTGTCAAGGACGGCAAGACCGTCCGCGTTTGCCGCAAGTGCGGCGCTGAACTGTAA
- the rplF gene encoding 50S ribosomal protein L6, which translates to MSRIGRKPIVIPAGVEVKVDAAEHTITVKGPKGTLHSKFHPLMTVAVEGNEILVTRPNDEKEARSLHGLTRTLIHNMVVGVTEGFRKDLEIQGVGYRAAKQGSKLTLTLGFSHPVEFEDTDTIKIELKDALHFSITGIDKQEVGQFAAEVRGVRPPEPYKGKGIRYVGEYVIRKEGKAGKGK; encoded by the coding sequence ATGTCGAGAATTGGAAGAAAACCCATCGTCATTCCCGCCGGTGTGGAAGTGAAGGTCGATGCGGCCGAGCACACCATCACTGTTAAGGGCCCCAAGGGTACCCTGCATTCCAAATTTCATCCTCTGATGACTGTTGCTGTCGAGGGCAATGAGATTTTGGTTACCCGCCCCAATGACGAGAAGGAGGCACGCAGCCTCCATGGCCTGACCCGCACCCTGATCCACAACATGGTCGTCGGTGTTACCGAGGGCTTCCGCAAGGATCTGGAAATTCAGGGCGTTGGTTATCGTGCCGCCAAGCAGGGCAGCAAGCTGACCCTGACCCTGGGCTTCTCTCATCCCGTTGAGTTCGAGGACACCGATACCATCAAGATCGAGCTGAAAGATGCGCTGCACTTCAGCATCACCGGTATCGACAAGCAGGAAGTCGGCCAGTTCGCTGCCGAGGTCCGCGGTGTCCGCCCGCCCGAGCCGTACAAAGGCAAGGGTATCCGCTATGTTGGCGAGTATGTCATCCGTAAGGAAGGCAAAGCCGGCAAGGGTAAATAA
- the rplR gene encoding 50S ribosomal protein L18, producing the protein MVNKADKNVARLRRHRRVRGKISGTAARPRLDVFRSAKHIYAQVIDDEQGVTLASASSMDKDFNAYGGNIDAAKKVGENIAKKCLEKGITEVVYDRGGFVYHGRVQALAEGAREAGLKL; encoded by the coding sequence ATGGTCAACAAGGCTGATAAGAACGTTGCTCGTCTGCGCCGCCACCGTCGTGTCCGCGGCAAGATCAGCGGCACTGCTGCTCGTCCCCGTCTGGATGTTTTCCGCTCTGCCAAGCACATCTACGCTCAGGTCATCGATGATGAGCAGGGCGTGACCCTGGCCAGCGCTTCCAGCATGGACAAAGATTTCAACGCTTACGGCGGCAACATTGATGCTGCCAAGAAGGTTGGCGAGAACATCGCCAAGAAGTGCCTTGAGAAGGGCATTACCGAAGTGGTCTATGACCGCGGCGGTTTCGTTTACCACGGCCGTGTGCAGGCTCTCGCTGAGGGTGCCCGCGAGGCCGGTCTGAAGCTGTAA